CGCCCGCCGCCTGCGCGATCTCACCCCTCAGCAGTTCCGGGTGCTGCAGATGATCGGCTCGGGCCTGCTCAACAAGCAGGTCGGCTACGAACTGGGCGTCTCGGAGGCGACCATCAAGGCGCACGTCACCGCGATCCTGCGCAAGCTGGGCGCCAACAACCGCACCCAGGCGGTATTGATCGCCGGTCGGCTGGCGCTGGACCCGGGCAGTATCGCGTTGCCGCCCGACGAGGATTAGCGGCCGCGCTTACGGATTGGCGAGGATGCGCGGCTGCGCCGCCAGGAACGCGCGCAAGGACGCCGGTTTGATCGGCTTGGTCAGTACCAGGCAGCGGTGCGTCCGGGCCGCATGCTTGAGCGCGTCGCTGCCGTCCCCGGTCAGCAGCGCGGCCGGCAGCCCGTCGCCCAGGCGCTCGCGCAGCAGGTCGATGATGCCCAGGCCGTCGAGGCGGTCGTGCAGGTGGTAGTCGACCAAGGCCACGTCCGGGGTGTCGGCAACGGGCAGCGCGTCGAGCAGCGCGATCGCCCCGTCCGCGGATGCGGCGGTCAGGGTGATGGCGTTCCAGCGGCTCAGCAGCGCGCGCATGCCGTCGAGGATCTCGCGGTCGTTGTCGATGCACAGCACTCGCAGCCCGGCCAGCGAGTCGGCGGCGTCCGCGATCCGCTCGGTGGGCGCATCACTGTCGGTCGTATGCGGCTGGCCCAGCGGCACGGTGATGGAGAACACGCTGCCGCCGCCGACCCGCGCGCGAACACGCAATGGATGATCCAGCGTGCGCGCGATGCGCTGGCAGATCGACAGGCCCAGGCCGAGGCCGCGCTCACCGCGGCCGGGATGATCGAAGCGGCGGAACTCGTCGAAGATCTGCTCCAGGTGGTGCGGCGAGATGCCCGGCCCGGTGTCCCAGACCTGCAGTTCCACCGCGCCGTCGCGCATGCGCGCGGCGATCAGCACGCCGCCGGTGCGGGTGTAGCGCAACGCGTTGGCTAAGAAATTCTGCAATGCCCGACGCAGCAGGCGGCGGTCGGTGTGGACCATCAGGGGAGCGGCGGGCGCGCGCACGCGCAGTTGCAGGCCACGGCTGGCGGCGACGGCCGAGTGCTGGTGGGAGAGCTCGCGCAACAGCTCGTTGACGTCGAAGTCCGCGATCTCCGGGCGCAGCACGCCGGCGTCCAGGCGCGAGATGTCCAGCAAGCCGTCCAGCAGGTCTTCCGCCGCGCGCAGCGAGACATCCACCCGCTCGGCCAGACGCGCCTGCTCGGCCGGCTCCTCGCTCTCGCGCAAGGCCGAGGTGAACAGCCGCGCGGCATTCAGCGGTTGCAGCAGGTCGTGGCTGACCGCGGCCAGGAACCGGGTCCGCGATTGCTGGGCGTCCTCAGCCTCACGCGTGCGCAGCTCGACGCGCTGCTCCAGGGTCTCGTTGGATTCGCGCAGCGCCTGCTCCACGCGTTTGTACTCGGTGATGTCGCTGTAGCTGGTCACGTAACCGCCGCCATCCAGCGGCCGTCCGTGCAGCTCGATCACCTGGCCACTGTCGCGCACGCGCTCAAATACGTGAGGCGCGCCCGCGTTGAGGTGGTCCAGCCGCCGTTGTACCTGCTCGTCCACGTCGCCCGGTCCCATCTCGCCGCGCTCGGCGTTCCAGCGCAGCAGGTCGGCGACCGGCCGACCGACATAGAGCATGCCGTCGGGGTAGTCGAACAGCTCCTGGTAGCGCCGGTTCCAGGCCACCAGCCGCATCCGCGCGTCGACCACGCTGACGCCCTGGCTGATGTTCTCCAGCGTCGTGGCGAGTATCTGGCGGTTGAAGCGCAGTTCCTGGTTGGCCTCGTCCAACAAGGCGACCACCTCGCCCAGCTCCATGCCCGAGCCGCGCAGGGCCGTGGTCAGGGTCAACCGCGCCGAGGCCGAGCCGATCGCCGCGGCGAGCAGGCGCTCGGTGAACTGGGCCAATGCGCGGTCGGCCGGGCGATCGCCCTTCCACGGTTGGCCCTGCTGGCGGGCGTAGTCCTCGAACGCGCGCCGGGCACGACGCTCGCCGACGATGCGTTCGGCCAGCGCCAGCAGGTCGCCGCCGCGCACGCTGCCGGCCCAGCCGCCGGGACTAAGCGGCGGCCGCTGCGCGTACGGATCCAGGAACGGCGCCGCCCGCAACTGCTCGTTCAGGCGCGGCCGGCTGCGCACCGACAGGTAGACGAACGCACTGACGTTGAACAGC
This genomic interval from Lysobacter ciconiae contains the following:
- a CDS encoding hybrid sensor histidine kinase/response regulator, which translates into the protein MIPGWILLLVSVSYVGMLFLVAYYGDRRQHAPTRAWLRPAVYALALAVYCSSWTFYGAVGTAARTGLGFLPIYLGPLLLLMFGWRLLERLVLISDEQRITSIADFLSSRYGRAPGLAAMVSLLALIAAIPYVALQFKAVADSIQVLAGVPASASLLADPALYTALLLAVFSILFGTRQIDATEHHRGMVLAIALESLVKLVAFVAIGVFALMHLPGIGGFGDRIVQAADEVTRPGLPVGFVAQTLLAFTALVCLPRQFHVAVVECQNVGDLRMARWFFGGYLVIISAMVVPITLAGQAVLGGSGISPDTYVLALPLALDQSALALVVYIGGFSAATGMVIVTSVALATMVSNDLIVPALLRTGALRRTGPGIEQRVLWVRRATILALALMAYAYARGSGGSGLAQHGLLAFAAVAQFAPALIGGLYWRGASRAGALAGIGAGGALWIYTLMLPSLAHGGWINAQWVDVGPFGITWLQPEQLFGLVGWDPLTHGVFWSLLFNVSAFVYLSVRSRPRLNEQLRAAPFLDPYAQRPPLSPGGWAGSVRGGDLLALAERIVGERRARRAFEDYARQQGQPWKGDRPADRALAQFTERLLAAAIGSASARLTLTTALRGSGMELGEVVALLDEANQELRFNRQILATTLENISQGVSVVDARMRLVAWNRRYQELFDYPDGMLYVGRPVADLLRWNAERGEMGPGDVDEQVQRRLDHLNAGAPHVFERVRDSGQVIELHGRPLDGGGYVTSYSDITEYKRVEQALRESNETLEQRVELRTREAEDAQQSRTRFLAAVSHDLLQPLNAARLFTSALRESEEPAEQARLAERVDVSLRAAEDLLDGLLDISRLDAGVLRPEIADFDVNELLRELSHQHSAVAASRGLQLRVRAPAAPLMVHTDRRLLRRALQNFLANALRYTRTGGVLIAARMRDGAVELQVWDTGPGISPHHLEQIFDEFRRFDHPGRGERGLGLGLSICQRIARTLDHPLRVRARVGGGSVFSITVPLGQPHTTDSDAPTERIADAADSLAGLRVLCIDNDREILDGMRALLSRWNAITLTAASADGAIALLDALPVADTPDVALVDYHLHDRLDGLGIIDLLRERLGDGLPAALLTGDGSDALKHAARTHRCLVLTKPIKPASLRAFLAAQPRILANP